A region from the Bradyrhizobium erythrophlei genome encodes:
- a CDS encoding beta-ketoacyl-ACP synthase, with the protein MTAPRDKQGRPIVVVTGMGVVTSLGAGKADNWNKLTAGESGIRTITRFPTDGLKTTMAGAVDFVAVEPFSSTDLSERLADIATEEAIAQAAIGSKGDFPGPLFLAVAPVEVEWPQRFELAHAVGQPEFTYDALLRVSGREKFVPYHHRFMFGSVADHLAETFGTKGSPISLSTACASGASAIQLGVEAIRRGEADAALCVATDGSVNPEALVRFSLLSALSTHNDPPQGAVRPFAKNRDGFVMAEGAGALVLESYEAATARGAKILGVVAGCGELADSFHRTRSSPDGKPIIGCVRNALSDAGLDPHQIDYINAHGTGTPENDKMEYLGISTVFGERTGAIPVSSNKSMVGHTLSAAGAVEAIFSLLTLEHQRIPPTINYDVPDPAIPFDVVPNKARDARVTAVMSNSFGFGGQNAVLVLTGEPV; encoded by the coding sequence ATGACAGCACCACGCGATAAACAGGGAAGGCCGATCGTCGTCGTTACCGGCATGGGCGTGGTCACCTCGCTCGGCGCCGGCAAGGCCGACAACTGGAACAAGCTCACCGCGGGCGAATCCGGCATACGGACCATCACGCGCTTTCCCACCGACGGCCTGAAGACGACAATGGCCGGTGCGGTCGATTTTGTCGCTGTCGAGCCCTTTTCATCGACCGATCTTTCGGAACGGCTGGCCGATATCGCAACCGAGGAGGCCATCGCCCAGGCCGCCATCGGCAGCAAGGGTGACTTTCCCGGTCCGCTGTTTCTCGCGGTCGCGCCGGTTGAGGTCGAGTGGCCGCAGCGGTTCGAGCTGGCACACGCGGTCGGGCAGCCTGAATTCACCTACGACGCCCTGCTGCGCGTCAGCGGCCGCGAAAAATTCGTCCCATATCATCACCGGTTCATGTTCGGCTCGGTCGCCGATCATCTCGCCGAGACCTTCGGCACCAAGGGGTCGCCGATTTCGCTGTCGACCGCCTGCGCCTCCGGCGCCAGCGCGATCCAGCTCGGCGTCGAGGCCATTCGCCGTGGCGAGGCGGACGCCGCGCTGTGCGTTGCCACCGACGGCTCCGTCAATCCGGAGGCGCTGGTTCGGTTCTCATTGCTGTCGGCGCTGTCGACCCACAACGACCCGCCGCAGGGCGCGGTGCGCCCGTTTGCAAAGAACCGCGACGGGTTCGTGATGGCGGAAGGCGCCGGCGCGCTGGTGCTGGAAAGCTATGAGGCCGCCACCGCGCGCGGCGCGAAGATCCTCGGAGTCGTCGCCGGCTGCGGCGAACTGGCGGATTCGTTCCACCGCACCCGCTCCAGCCCCGACGGCAAGCCGATCATCGGATGCGTGCGCAACGCCTTGTCGGATGCGGGCCTCGATCCCCACCAGATCGACTACATCAACGCCCACGGCACCGGCACGCCGGAAAACGACAAGATGGAATATCTGGGCATCTCGACCGTGTTCGGCGAGCGCACCGGCGCGATCCCGGTATCCTCCAACAAGTCGATGGTCGGCCACACCCTCTCGGCGGCCGGTGCGGTCGAAGCGATTTTCTCGCTGCTAACGCTCGAGCATCAGCGGATTCCGCCGACCATCAATTACGACGTTCCGGATCCGGCGATCCCCTTCGACGTGGTCCCCAACAAGGCCCGCGACGCCCGCGTCACTGCCGTGATGTCGAATTCATTCGGCTTCGGCGGCCAGAATGCCGTGCTGGTTTTGACCGGCGAGCCGGTTTGA
- a CDS encoding lipid A biosynthesis lauroyl acyltransferase, whose translation MHPQLLRTKARIRDATKPLGDAAVGALTIALLRTTRYFDPIKTANLFGRILRTIGPLTREQKIGRANLTAAFPEKSPKEIETILAGVWDNLGRLGAEFAHLDHVWHHDPAHPEASRIEIPLRTHELFAQLRLDGKPALIFASHLGNWELPAVAAVAHGLDATILFRRPNSQSANRIIEELRAVKMGTLIPAGRDAPLRLAEALQNGQHVAMLVDQYLTNGVEVTFFGRKTRANPMLARLLRQVDCPIHGVRIIRLPGHRFRAELSEEVQPVRDASGQIDIQGTTQAVTSVVEGWIREYPDQWLWLHRRWR comes from the coding sequence ATGCATCCGCAGCTGCTTCGTACCAAAGCCCGCATCCGCGATGCGACCAAGCCGCTCGGTGACGCCGCGGTCGGCGCGTTGACGATCGCGTTGTTGCGCACCACCCGCTATTTCGATCCGATCAAGACCGCCAATTTGTTCGGCCGGATTCTGCGCACCATCGGACCGCTGACGCGCGAGCAAAAGATCGGCCGCGCCAATTTGACCGCCGCCTTCCCGGAAAAATCGCCAAAGGAAATCGAGACCATTCTCGCGGGCGTCTGGGATAACCTCGGACGGCTCGGCGCCGAATTCGCCCATCTCGACCACGTCTGGCATCACGATCCCGCGCACCCCGAGGCCAGCCGGATCGAAATTCCGCTGCGCACCCACGAATTGTTTGCCCAGCTGCGGCTCGACGGCAAGCCGGCGCTGATCTTTGCGAGCCATCTCGGCAACTGGGAACTGCCGGCCGTGGCCGCGGTCGCGCATGGGCTGGACGCCACGATCCTGTTTCGCCGGCCCAACAGCCAGTCGGCCAACCGCATCATCGAAGAGCTGCGCGCCGTCAAGATGGGAACGCTGATTCCGGCCGGCCGCGACGCGCCGCTGCGGCTGGCCGAGGCCCTGCAAAACGGCCAGCACGTCGCCATGCTGGTCGACCAGTACCTGACCAACGGCGTCGAGGTGACCTTCTTCGGCCGCAAGACCAGGGCCAATCCGATGCTGGCGCGGCTGTTGCGGCAGGTCGACTGCCCGATCCATGGCGTGCGCATCATCCGCCTGCCCGGCCACAGGTTTCGCGCCGAATTATCGGAAGAAGTACAGCCGGTGCGCGACGCCTCCGGCCAGATCGACATTCAGGGCACGACGCAGGCGGTCACTTCGGTGGTCGAGGGCTGGATCCGCGAATATCCGGATCAATGGCTGTGGCTGCACCGCCGCTGGCGGTAG
- a CDS encoding 3-hydroxyacyl-ACP dehydratase FabZ family protein, whose translation MQIETFQLIDRIVDLNIGERTITVEAQVPEKSTIFEGHFPGYPIMPGVLLTEAMAQSSGWLLLGLMKFERMPFLAMIKEAKMRGFVSPGQLLTIDAKVEYEGSGFAVTSAKVRVGTELKCSADLTFRHIPFPHPDLRVHMDAMAHKIGFPQQAMTHE comes from the coding sequence ATGCAAATCGAAACCTTCCAGCTCATCGATCGCATCGTCGACCTCAACATCGGCGAGAGGACCATCACGGTCGAGGCCCAGGTTCCCGAGAAGAGCACGATCTTCGAGGGCCACTTTCCCGGCTATCCGATCATGCCCGGTGTGCTCTTGACCGAAGCGATGGCGCAGAGTTCCGGCTGGCTTCTGCTCGGCCTGATGAAGTTCGAACGCATGCCGTTCCTGGCGATGATCAAGGAAGCTAAGATGCGCGGATTCGTCAGTCCCGGTCAGCTTTTGACGATCGATGCCAAGGTCGAGTATGAGGGTTCGGGATTTGCGGTCACCTCGGCGAAGGTACGCGTCGGCACCGAGCTGAAGTGCAGCGCCGATCTGACCTTCCGCCATATCCCCTTCCCTCATCCCGATTTGCGCGTGCACATGGACGCGATGGCCCACAAGATCGGCTTTCCGCAGCAGGCAATGACGCATGAGTGA
- a CDS encoding ion channel, which translates to MIFSAKNPSERTSKPQIVRLGGREVIAEGLRLSFWADISHRCMTASWPAFIGGAALVFVVFNAVFAVFYWIGNQPIANVPGGAYIDYLYFSIETLSTAGYGDMHPQTHYGHFVAAVELFTGIFSMSLMTGLIFARFSRPRARLLFAENPVISSHEGKPSLMVRFANERHNIIGNATARVWMLRNELSLEGTPFRRFYELPLLRHEHPALALSWTLYHVLDEQSPLYGLDADDFNGQEVSLMVVVSGYDVVAAQTVHARRTYRHSDIRFGHRYADILDTSEDGRIRIDYGRFHETLEG; encoded by the coding sequence ATGATCTTTTCAGCAAAGAACCCAAGCGAGCGAACATCGAAGCCCCAAATCGTCCGGCTCGGCGGCCGCGAGGTCATCGCCGAGGGCCTTCGTCTCAGTTTCTGGGCCGATATCAGCCACCGCTGCATGACCGCCTCATGGCCGGCGTTCATCGGCGGCGCCGCGCTGGTGTTCGTCGTCTTCAACGCGGTTTTCGCCGTGTTCTACTGGATCGGCAACCAGCCGATCGCCAATGTGCCGGGCGGCGCCTATATCGACTATCTCTATTTCAGCATCGAAACGCTGTCGACCGCCGGCTACGGCGACATGCATCCGCAGACCCATTACGGGCATTTCGTCGCCGCGGTGGAGCTGTTCACGGGCATCTTCTCGATGTCGCTGATGACCGGATTGATCTTCGCGCGGTTCTCCCGGCCGCGAGCGCGGCTGCTGTTCGCCGAAAACCCGGTGATCTCAAGCCATGAGGGCAAGCCCTCTCTGATGGTTCGCTTCGCGAATGAACGCCACAACATCATCGGCAACGCCACCGCCAGGGTGTGGATGCTCCGGAATGAATTGAGCCTGGAGGGCACCCCGTTCCGCCGGTTTTACGAATTGCCGCTGTTGCGACACGAGCACCCGGCGCTCGCCCTGAGCTGGACGCTTTATCACGTGCTGGACGAGCAAAGCCCGCTTTACGGGCTCGACGCCGACGACTTCAATGGACAGGAGGTTTCATTGATGGTGGTGGTTTCCGGATATGACGTTGTTGCAGCGCAAACCGTCCACGCCCGACGGACCTACCGCCATTCCGACATTCGCTTCGGCCACCGCTATGCCGATATCCTCGATACTTCGGAGGACGGACGAATCAGAATCGACTACGGCCGGTTCCATGAGACTTTGGAGGGATAG
- a CDS encoding beta-ketoacyl-ACP synthase, whose product MSEAAEVWITGIGLATSLGEGLDANWDALTARRINVDEKGFAPYVVHPFALVNLDAQIPKKGDQRQMEAWQRIGTYAAGLALDSAGVKGNKEILGRMDMIVAAGGGERDLAVDSNILNLAALGNAAPGFLNERLMNDLRPTLFLAQLSNLLAGNIAIVHGVTGSSRTFMGEEAAGVDAARIALARISAGQSDIALIGGSQNGERKDLLVLYEFGGFNLKDKFAPVWARQNNAGFALGSAGAFLVIESKAHAQARGARPYARLTNVVADLALRKHPGDVTTTLEKLWSKLGKIDGQGAIITGATGAEPVTSEERAFLGKHRGFAVRATGTVFGHTMETQFPLGIGLAALSISRGALFSPNDPTGLEVEMPTPPSQIVVVGAGHWRGEGMALVEAIK is encoded by the coding sequence ATGAGTGAGGCGGCGGAAGTCTGGATCACCGGCATTGGTCTGGCGACCTCGCTCGGCGAGGGGCTGGACGCAAACTGGGACGCGCTCACTGCGCGGCGCATCAATGTCGACGAAAAGGGTTTTGCGCCCTACGTCGTTCACCCCTTTGCGCTGGTAAACCTGGACGCCCAGATCCCCAAGAAGGGCGACCAGCGCCAGATGGAAGCCTGGCAGCGCATCGGGACCTATGCCGCCGGACTTGCGCTGGATTCCGCTGGCGTCAAGGGCAACAAGGAAATCCTGGGCCGGATGGACATGATCGTCGCCGCAGGCGGCGGCGAACGCGACCTCGCGGTGGACTCCAACATCCTGAATCTGGCGGCGCTGGGCAACGCCGCTCCCGGCTTTCTCAACGAACGGCTGATGAACGATCTGCGTCCGACGCTGTTCCTGGCGCAGCTTTCGAACCTGCTCGCGGGCAATATTGCCATCGTGCACGGCGTCACCGGATCGTCGCGCACCTTCATGGGCGAGGAAGCCGCCGGCGTCGACGCGGCCAGGATCGCTCTCGCGCGGATCAGTGCCGGTCAGAGCGACATCGCGCTGATCGGCGGTTCGCAAAACGGGGAGCGCAAGGACCTGCTGGTGCTCTACGAATTCGGCGGCTTCAACCTCAAGGACAAGTTCGCTCCGGTTTGGGCGCGCCAGAACAATGCCGGCTTCGCGCTCGGGTCCGCCGGTGCCTTCCTTGTCATCGAGTCCAAGGCCCACGCGCAGGCCCGCGGCGCCAGGCCTTATGCGCGCCTGACCAACGTGGTCGCCGATCTGGCGCTCCGCAAACACCCCGGCGACGTCACGACGACCCTGGAAAAGCTGTGGTCGAAGCTCGGGAAGATCGACGGCCAGGGCGCCATCATTACCGGGGCGACCGGCGCCGAGCCGGTCACATCGGAAGAACGGGCCTTCCTGGGCAAACATCGCGGGTTTGCGGTGCGAGCGACCGGCACTGTGTTCGGCCACACCATGGAAACCCAGTTTCCGCTGGGAATTGGCCTCGCCGCGCTCTCGATCTCCCGCGGAGCGCTGTTTTCGCCCAACGATCCCACCGGGCTGGAGGTTGAAATGCCGACACCGCCGTCCCAGATTGTGGTGGTTGGGGCCGGGCATTGGCGGGGCGAAGGCATGGCCCTGGTCGAAGCGATCAAGTGA
- a CDS encoding ATP-binding protein, which yields MTSLGRVISVRGSLARVGLLAASKMGISEVRATVGRFVSIRCANSIIVAMITEVSCENLPTSDLYIATASVDLLGEILGGPDRQKFQRGVTNYPTIGDAVDLITHDELRTVYAPSGSDQINVGTLQQDPSVVAYVDIEEMLSKHFAVLGSTGVGKSTGVSLLLNEILKARPNLRIFLLDVHNEYGRCFGDRALVLNPRNLKLPFWLFNFEEIVDVLFAGRPGVPEELDILAEVIPMAKAAYTQYQSTDRLGLKRSDTKAVGFTVDTPVPYRLVDLISLIDERMGRLENRSSRIIYHKLISRIETVRNDPRYTFMFDNANVGGDTMAEVISHLFRLPANGRPMTVMQLAGFPAEVIDSVVSVLCRMAFDFGLWSDGVSPLLFVCEEAHRYASADRNIGFGPTRKAVSRIAKEGRKYGVYLGLVTQRPAELDATIISQCNTLFTMRLANDRDQALLRSAVSDAAANLLSFVPSLGTREVLAFGEGVALPTRLRFKEVPPHQLPRSEATISTAPSVAAGHDMHFVAAVLERWRGATSHRDVPNDPGINDRPGARPMSVEAPMLQPSMGLDPDRFTLLKKPLR from the coding sequence GTGACATCCCTCGGACGTGTGATTTCGGTGCGCGGCTCGCTCGCGCGGGTCGGGCTTCTGGCGGCAAGCAAGATGGGCATCTCCGAGGTACGGGCCACCGTCGGCCGCTTCGTCAGCATCCGCTGCGCCAATTCCATCATCGTCGCCATGATTACGGAAGTCTCCTGCGAGAATCTGCCGACTTCCGACTTGTACATCGCCACTGCCTCCGTCGATCTGCTCGGCGAAATCCTCGGCGGGCCCGACCGCCAGAAATTCCAGCGCGGCGTCACCAACTATCCGACCATCGGCGATGCCGTCGACCTCATCACCCATGACGAGCTTCGCACGGTCTATGCGCCGAGCGGATCGGACCAGATCAATGTCGGCACGCTGCAGCAGGATCCCTCCGTCGTCGCCTATGTCGATATCGAGGAAATGCTGTCCAAGCATTTTGCGGTGCTTGGCTCGACCGGCGTCGGCAAATCGACCGGCGTATCGCTGCTGTTGAACGAGATCCTCAAGGCGCGACCGAATTTGCGGATCTTCCTGCTCGACGTGCACAACGAGTACGGCCGCTGTTTCGGCGACCGCGCGCTGGTGCTCAATCCGCGCAATCTCAAGCTGCCGTTCTGGCTGTTCAATTTCGAGGAGATCGTCGACGTGCTGTTCGCCGGCCGCCCCGGCGTGCCCGAAGAGCTCGACATCCTCGCCGAAGTCATTCCGATGGCGAAGGCCGCCTATACCCAGTACCAGAGCACCGATCGCCTCGGGTTGAAGCGCAGCGACACCAAGGCGGTCGGCTTTACCGTCGATACGCCGGTCCCCTATCGGCTGGTCGACCTGATTTCGCTGATCGACGAGCGCATGGGCAGGCTCGAGAACCGCTCCTCGCGCATCATCTACCACAAGCTGATTTCGCGCATCGAGACCGTGCGCAACGATCCGCGTTACACCTTCATGTTCGACAACGCCAATGTCGGCGGCGACACCATGGCGGAAGTCATCAGCCATTTGTTCCGGCTGCCCGCCAATGGCCGGCCGATGACCGTGATGCAGCTGGCCGGCTTCCCCGCCGAAGTCATCGATTCCGTGGTCTCGGTGCTGTGCCGCATGGCGTTCGATTTCGGGCTGTGGAGCGACGGCGTCTCGCCGCTGCTGTTCGTCTGCGAGGAAGCGCATCGCTACGCTTCCGCCGACCGCAACATCGGGTTCGGGCCGACCCGCAAGGCGGTCTCGCGCATCGCCAAGGAAGGCCGCAAATACGGCGTCTATCTCGGGCTGGTCACGCAGCGCCCGGCCGAACTCGACGCCACCATCATCTCCCAGTGCAACACGCTGTTCACGATGCGGCTGGCCAACGACCGCGACCAGGCGCTGCTGCGCTCGGCGGTGTCCGACGCCGCGGCAAACCTGTTGTCGTTCGTGCCCTCGCTCGGCACCCGCGAGGTGCTGGCGTTCGGCGAAGGCGTCGCGCTCCCGACCCGACTGCGCTTCAAGGAAGTGCCGCCGCATCAGTTGCCGCGCAGCGAGGCCACCATCTCGACGGCGCCCTCGGTCGCCGCCGGCCACGACATGCATTTCGTCGCCGCGGTGCTGGAACGCTGGCGCGGCGCCACCTCGCATCGCGACGTTCCCAATGATCCCGGCATCAACGACCGCCCCGGCGCGCGCCCGATGTCGGTGGAAGCGCCGATGCTGCAGCCGTCGATGGGTCTCGACCCCGACCGGTTTACGCTGCTGAAAAAACCGCTGCGCTGA
- a CDS encoding acyl carrier protein, translated as MSSTFDQVATIIAETCDIPRDTITPESHAIDDLGIDSLDFLDIAFAIDKAFGIKLPLEKWTQEVNDGKATTEQYFVLKNLAARIDELVAAKGA; from the coding sequence ATGTCCTCAACATTCGATCAGGTCGCCACGATTATCGCCGAAACCTGCGACATCCCGCGCGACACGATCACGCCCGAGAGCCATGCCATCGACGATTTGGGGATCGACAGCCTCGATTTTCTCGACATCGCGTTTGCGATCGACAAGGCGTTCGGGATCAAGCTGCCGCTGGAGAAATGGACTCAGGAGGTCAACGACGGCAAGGCGACCACCGAACAGTATTTCGTCCTGAAAAACCTCGCCGCCCGCATCGACGAATTGGTCGCGGCCAAGGGCGCGTAA
- a CDS encoding alpha-ketoglutarate-dependent dioxygenase AlkB, with protein sequence MTEQLAFFMGPSPEPEGLRYAADFVSPEAEQELIRHVAALPLQPFQFGQYEGKRRVASFGFSYDYTLRRLREAKPIPDWLAPTIKEVEAFGGQGTLIRQVLCTEYDVGVGIGWHRDKPHFDRIFGLSLGSACKFRFRRSAGEKWQRFTLDAAPRSLYMMSGASRQVWEHSIPAVEAPRYSITFRTMAEPRT encoded by the coding sequence TTGACCGAGCAATTAGCATTCTTTATGGGGCCGTCCCCCGAGCCCGAGGGATTGCGCTACGCCGCCGACTTCGTCTCGCCCGAAGCCGAGCAGGAACTCATCCGGCACGTCGCGGCCCTACCGCTGCAGCCATTTCAGTTCGGCCAATACGAGGGCAAGCGGCGGGTGGCGTCATTCGGGTTCAGCTACGACTACACGCTGCGGCGACTCCGCGAAGCCAAGCCTATCCCGGACTGGCTGGCGCCGACCATCAAGGAGGTCGAGGCCTTCGGCGGCCAGGGGACCCTGATCCGGCAGGTCCTCTGTACCGAATACGACGTCGGCGTCGGCATCGGCTGGCACCGGGACAAACCGCATTTCGACCGGATATTCGGGCTCTCATTGGGCAGCGCCTGCAAGTTCCGCTTCCGGCGCTCCGCCGGCGAGAAATGGCAGCGCTTCACGCTCGATGCCGCGCCGCGGTCGCTCTACATGATGTCGGGTGCGTCCCGTCAGGTCTGGGAGCACAGCATCCCCGCCGTCGAAGCGCCCAGATATTCCATCACGTTCCGGACCATGGCCGAGCCGAGGACCTGA
- a CDS encoding peroxidase-related enzyme (This protein belongs to a clade of uncharacterized proteins related to peroxidases such as the alkylhydroperoxidase AhpD.), translating into MTQPIAKRFPPPAIDSLPEDIRSRLLAVQEKSGFVPNVFLTLAYRPNEFRAFFAYHDALMEKDSGLTKAEREMIVVATSSANQCQYCVIAHGAILRIRAKNPEIADQIAVNYRKADITPRQRAMLDFAMKVSAEAHKISEGDFAAVAACGFSDDDIWDIAAIAAFFALSNRMANVTAMRPNDEFYLMGRLPK; encoded by the coding sequence ATGACCCAGCCCATCGCAAAACGCTTTCCGCCCCCTGCGATCGACAGCCTGCCGGAGGATATTCGTTCCCGCCTGCTGGCGGTGCAGGAAAAATCCGGCTTCGTTCCGAACGTGTTCCTGACGCTGGCGTACCGGCCGAACGAATTCCGCGCCTTCTTCGCCTATCACGATGCGCTGATGGAGAAGGACAGCGGGCTGACCAAGGCCGAGCGCGAGATGATCGTGGTCGCGACCTCAAGCGCCAACCAATGCCAGTATTGCGTGATCGCGCATGGCGCCATCCTGCGCATCCGGGCCAAGAACCCAGAGATCGCCGACCAGATCGCCGTCAACTACCGCAAGGCGGACATCACGCCGCGCCAGCGCGCCATGCTCGACTTCGCGATGAAGGTGAGCGCGGAAGCCCACAAGATATCGGAAGGGGATTTTGCGGCGGTCGCTGCCTGCGGCTTTTCCGACGACGACATCTGGGACATCGCCGCGATCGCGGCCTTCTTCGCGCTGTCGAACCGGATGGCGAACGTCACCGCGATGCGCCCGAACGACGAATTTTACCTGATGGGGCGATTGCCGAAATAG
- a CDS encoding ParB-like protein encodes MANTREPMLQPIPILSLRPTQMTVGMIEVKEKRKRLREYWKEHKSHKKQDEFLGRHMIPVVLGPGKLHYVVDHHHLARALHEEDVGDILVTVIADLTMVEKDAFWGVLDNHKWVYPYDAKGERHHFKDIPKTVADLKDDPYRSLAGELRRVGGFAKDTTPFSEFLWADFLRRKIPRKNVEADFEKSIEKALAFAKGKDAVYLPGWCGAASDD; translated from the coding sequence ATGGCGAATACGCGCGAACCGATGCTTCAGCCGATTCCGATCCTGTCGCTGCGGCCGACCCAGATGACGGTCGGAATGATCGAGGTCAAGGAAAAGCGCAAGCGCTTGCGGGAATACTGGAAGGAACACAAGTCGCACAAGAAGCAGGACGAGTTTCTCGGCCGGCACATGATCCCGGTGGTGCTGGGACCAGGCAAGCTGCATTATGTCGTCGATCATCATCATCTGGCACGCGCGCTCCACGAAGAGGACGTCGGGGACATTCTGGTTACCGTGATCGCCGATCTCACCATGGTCGAAAAGGACGCGTTCTGGGGCGTGCTCGATAATCACAAATGGGTTTATCCCTACGACGCCAAGGGCGAGCGTCACCACTTCAAGGATATTCCGAAGACGGTGGCGGATCTCAAGGACGATCCGTACCGGAGCCTCGCCGGCGAATTGCGCCGCGTCGGCGGTTTCGCCAAGGATACGACGCCGTTCAGCGAATTCCTGTGGGCGGATTTCCTGCGCCGCAAGATACCGCGCAAGAACGTGGAGGCCGATTTCGAAAAGTCGATCGAGAAGGCGCTGGCTTTTGCCAAGGGCAAGGACGCGGTCTATCTGCCCGGCTGGTGCGGAGCCGCATCGGACGACTAG
- a CDS encoding DUF763 domain-containing protein, with protein sequence MARRTGSADLPLHGGRVPPWLATRMSSLGAIITEAIVHHYGRDEFLQRLSHPFWFQSFGAVMGMDWHSSGITTSVIGALKRGLGPLQEELGIHVCGGRGQHSRKTPDELRLLGERIGFDGARLTRASRLVAKVDSAAVQDGFDLYLHGFFVTDDGKWTVVQQGMNGDKRQARRYHWHSENLASFVDEPHTAIDGPAQGEIVNLTDKRAEMSRAAQLELLTGLGPDRIVSELEALTGKTPAQAMLPHLVMPDHHDVRSTDVFSRRLHGTLAAAAERGPVDFPELLLTPGVGMRTVRSLAMVAEVVHGAPYRFRDPARFSLAHGGKDRHPYPVPIKVYDETIRVLKSAVQHARLGRDEEMGALQRLDDQARRLERTAQGPSLDSFIATERAASPDLDGRSVFGWERDLADPKAAG encoded by the coding sequence ATGGCACGACGTACCGGCAGCGCCGATCTCCCTCTCCATGGCGGACGCGTCCCGCCATGGCTGGCGACGCGCATGTCCTCGCTCGGCGCCATCATCACGGAAGCCATCGTGCACCATTATGGCCGCGACGAATTCCTGCAGCGGCTGTCGCATCCGTTCTGGTTTCAGTCGTTCGGCGCCGTGATGGGCATGGACTGGCATTCCTCCGGCATTACCACCAGCGTGATCGGCGCGCTGAAACGCGGCCTCGGGCCGCTGCAGGAAGAACTGGGGATCCATGTCTGCGGCGGCCGCGGCCAGCATTCCCGAAAAACACCCGACGAGTTGCGGCTGCTCGGCGAACGCATCGGTTTCGACGGCGCCAGGCTGACGCGCGCGAGCCGTCTGGTCGCCAAGGTCGACAGCGCCGCCGTGCAGGACGGTTTCGACCTCTACCTGCACGGCTTCTTCGTCACCGACGACGGCAAGTGGACCGTCGTGCAGCAGGGCATGAACGGCGACAAGCGGCAGGCGCGCCGCTACCACTGGCATTCGGAAAACCTGGCGAGTTTTGTCGATGAGCCCCACACGGCGATCGACGGACCGGCTCAGGGCGAGATCGTCAACCTGACCGACAAGCGCGCGGAAATGTCCCGCGCCGCCCAGCTCGAGTTGCTGACAGGCCTCGGCCCCGACCGCATCGTGAGCGAACTGGAGGCGCTGACGGGAAAAACCCCCGCGCAAGCAATGCTGCCGCATCTCGTGATGCCTGATCACCATGACGTGCGATCGACCGACGTATTTTCGCGCCGCCTCCACGGCACGCTCGCCGCCGCCGCCGAGCGCGGCCCGGTCGACTTTCCGGAATTGCTGCTTACGCCGGGGGTCGGCATGCGCACGGTGCGCTCGCTCGCGATGGTCGCGGAAGTCGTTCACGGCGCGCCCTACCGCTTTCGCGATCCGGCGCGCTTCTCCCTGGCGCATGGCGGCAAGGACCGGCATCCCTACCCCGTTCCGATCAAGGTCTACGATGAAACCATCCGCGTCCTGAAATCGGCCGTCCAACATGCAAGGCTTGGCCGCGACGAGGAGATGGGCGCCCTGCAACGGCTCGACGACCAGGCGCGCCGGCTCGAGCGCACCGCGCAAGGACCCTCACTGGATTCCTTCATCGCCACCGAGCGCGCGGCTTCGCCTGACCTGGACGGCCGCTCGGTGTTCGGCTGGGAGCGCGACCTGGCCGATCCGAAAGCCGCAGGCTGA
- a CDS encoding MFS transporter: MPAYIAIVGLYVAATLLTLGVVAQSKPQPVDAAADGALVRSPLRDLKEGVAYVWTTPRMRAAVWIAFLANLTAYPVSNGLLPYIAREIYGTSQTGLGYLSASFAVGSLVGSIPLSVIGGIRRLMIAATILWYAALLVFAQVQSLPAAIACLCLAGFAQSLTMISIAVIRMRTASEHLRGRVMGVRMLAIYSLPLGLLAAGSQIDRIGFAATGTLYAAAGLALMLAIVLHWRADLWHLHAPTNENIW, from the coding sequence TTGCCGGCCTATATCGCGATCGTCGGCCTTTATGTCGCGGCGACCCTGCTCACGCTCGGCGTGGTGGCGCAGTCGAAGCCGCAGCCCGTGGATGCGGCCGCCGATGGCGCGCTGGTCCGTTCGCCGCTGCGCGACCTCAAGGAGGGCGTGGCCTATGTCTGGACCACGCCGCGGATGCGCGCTGCGGTGTGGATCGCGTTCCTCGCCAACCTCACCGCCTATCCGGTGTCCAACGGATTGCTGCCCTACATCGCCCGCGAAATCTACGGCACCAGCCAGACCGGGCTCGGCTATCTCTCGGCCAGCTTTGCCGTGGGCTCGCTGGTCGGCTCGATCCCGTTGAGCGTGATCGGCGGCATCCGCCGGCTGATGATCGCCGCGACCATCCTGTGGTACGCAGCACTTCTGGTGTTCGCGCAGGTCCAAAGCTTGCCCGCCGCGATCGCCTGCCTGTGCCTTGCGGGCTTCGCGCAAAGCTTGACCATGATCTCGATCGCGGTGATCCGGATGCGCACCGCGAGTGAGCACTTACGCGGCCGGGTGATGGGCGTGCGCATGCTCGCGATCTACAGCCTGCCGCTCGGCCTCCTGGCCGCCGGCAGCCAGATCGACAGGATCGGCTTCGCGGCCACCGGCACGCTCTATGCGGCCGCGGGGCTGGCGCTGATGCTCGCCATCGTGCTGCACTGGCGCGCGGATCTGTGGCACCTGCACGCGCCAACTAACGAAAACATTTGGTAA